The Armatimonadota bacterium DNA window AACACCGACGCACGTTGTTTGACCGAGGCCGGCTTGGGTCAGCTCCCAAACGATTTCGTAGGTAAGGGTGCCAGAGCGGGAAACCATTCCGATTGGTCCGGGAGCAAAAATGTGCCCCGGCATAATGCCCATTTTGCATTCGCCCGGTGTGATGATCCCGGCGCAGTTGCCGCCAAGCAATCTCGATTTTCCGTTCTTTGCGATGATGTTCACCATGCGCTGAGAATCCAAAATCGGGAGGCCTTCAGTGATCAAGGTGATAAACGGAACTCCAGCGTCTTCCAATTCGAGCACTGCGTCCATCGCGTACGGAGCGGGAACGAAAACGATCGCAGCATCGGCGCCAGTTTGGCGAACCGCTTCGACTGCCGTATTGAAAACTGGAACGCCCAAATGGACTGTCCCGCCTTTGCCCGGGGTGATTCCTCCGACTACCTTCGTGCCGTAGTCAATCATCTGTTGGGTGTGGAAGGTGCCTTCGCGGCCGGTCA harbors:
- the sucD gene encoding succinate--CoA ligase subunit alpha, which translates into the protein MAILINKNSKVLVSGMTGREGTFHTQQMIDYGTKVVGGITPGKGGTVHLGVPVFNTAVEAVRQTGADAAIVFVPAPYAMDAVLELEDAGVPFITLITEGLPILDSQRMVNIIAKNGKSRLLGGNCAGIITPGECKMGIMPGHIFAPGPIGMVSRSGTLTYEIVWELTQAGLGQTTCVGVGGDPLPGTRFKEVLQMFEADPKTEAVVMVGEIGGSDEEEGAEFIKSMTKPVVSFISGRTAPPGKRMGHAGAIISGGMGTPQSKVDALLAAGALVADQTSDVPSLVKKVMGKVTA